In Tenrec ecaudatus isolate mTenEca1 chromosome 4, mTenEca1.hap1, whole genome shotgun sequence, a single window of DNA contains:
- the LOC142446907 gene encoding olfactory receptor 52K1-like, whose protein sequence is MTTTNVTSTHPTVFLLVGIPGLEHLHIWISIPFCFAYSLALLGNCTLLVIIRFDTALHEPMYIFLAMLAIIDLVISNSTLPKMLAIFWFGDREINYYACLVQLFFLHSFSIMESAVLLAMAFDRYVAICRPLHYTTVLTGTLITRIGMAAVARAVALMTPLLALVRRFHFCRGPVIAHCYCEHMAVVRLACGDTRFNNIYGIAMAMFVVVLDLLFVILSYIFILRAVLQLASQEARYKAFGTCVSHIGAILSTYTPVVISSVMHRVAHRAAPHVHILLGIFYMLFPPMINPIIYGVKTKQIRDHVLSLFRRKEV, encoded by the coding sequence ATGACAACTACCAATGTCACCTCAACCCATCCAACAGTCTTCCTGTTGgtggggatcccaggcctggagcatctGCACATTTGGATCTCCATCCCTTTCTGCTTTGCCTATTCACTGGCTCTGCTGGGCAACTGCACACTCCTTGTCATCATTCGCTTTGATACCGCCCTCCATGAGCCCATGTACATCTTTCTTGCCATGCTGGCAATTATTGACCTGGTCATCTCCAATTCAACACTGCCTAAAATGCTTGCCATATTCTGGTTCGGGGACAGAGAGATCAACTACTATGCCTGCCTGGTCCAGCTGTTCTTTCTGCACTCCTTCTCCATCATGGAGTCAGCAGTGCTGTTGGCCATGGCCTTTgatcgctatgtggccatctgtagACCACTTCACTACACCACAGTGCTGACCGGGACCCTGATCACCAGGATTGGCATGGCTGCTGTTGCCCGAGCTGTGGCATTGATGACTCCACTGCTCGCTCTGGTCCGACGCTTCCACTTTTGTCGGGGCCCAGTGATTGCTCATTGCtactgtgagcacatggctgtcgTGAGGCTGGCCTGTGGGGACACACGCTTCAACAATATCTATGGCATAGCCATGGCTATGTTTGTTGTGGTGTTGGATCTGCTGTTTGTCATCCTGTCGTATATCTTTATCCTTCGGGCAGTTCTGCAGCTTGCCTCTCAGGAGGCCCGCTACAAGGCATTTGGGACCTGTGTCTCTCACATAGGTGCCATTCTGTCCACTTATACACCTGTGGTCATCTCTTCAGTCATGCACCGAGTGGCCCACCGGGCTGCCCCTCATGTACACATACTGCTTGGgatcttctatatgcttttcccaCCCATGATCAACCCCATCATCTATGGTGTCAAGACCAAGCAGATTCGTGATCATGTTCTCAGTCTATTCCGGAGAAAGGAggtatag
- the LOC142446908 gene encoding olfactory receptor 52P1-like, which translates to MQHTNHSHQNPAFFLLVGIPGLEASHFWIAFPFCSMYALAVAGNMAVLLVIRSEPALHQPMYLFLCMLSSIDLVLCTSTVPKLLALFWANSAQIAFGACAAQMFFIHGFSAVESGILLAMAFDRYLAICRPLHYGSLLPPEAVGKLGAAAVLRGLGLMTPLTCLLARLSYCSRVVAHSYCEHMAVVKLACGGTKPNNIYGITAATLVVGTDSICIAISYALILRAVLALSSKEARAKTFGTCGSHLGVILLFYTPGLFSFYTQRFGQQVPRHIHILLADLYLVVPPMLNPIIYGMKTKQIRDGALRLLKWGPAQS; encoded by the coding sequence ATGCAACACACAAATCACAGCCATCAGAACCCAGCCTTCTTTCTGCTCGTGGGAATTCCTGGCCTGGAGGCATCCCACTTTTGGATTGCATTTCCCTTCTGCTCAATGTACGCCCTGGCAGTAGCTGGCAACATGGCGGTGCTGCTGGTGATCCGTTCAGAGCCTGCGCTGCACCAGCCCATGTACTTGTTCCTATGCATGCTGTCGTCCATTGACCTGGTGCTCTGCACCTCCACTGTGCCCAAGCTTCTAGCACTCTTTTGGGCAAATTCGGCTCAGATTGCTTTTGGGGCTTGTGCTGCCCAGATGTTCTTTATTCATGGCTTCTCAGCTGTAGAATCTGGCATCCTGCTAGCAATGGCCTTCGACCGCTACTTGGCCATCTGCCGACCATTGCACTATGGTTCACTCTTGCCCCCAGAGGCAGTGGGCAAATTGGGGGCAGCTGCTGTGCTTCGTGGCCTGGGGCTCATGACCCCACTCACCTGCTTACTGGCCAGACTAAGCTACTGTAGCAGAGTAGTGGCCCACTCCTACTGTGAGCATATGGCAGTGGTAAAGCTAGCTTGTGGGGGCACAAAGCCAAACAATATCTATGGTATCACTGCTGCCACGCTGGTGGTAGGCACTGACTCCATCTGTATTGCTATCTCCTACGCCCTCATCCTACGGGCTGTGTTAGCCCTCTCCTCCAAGGAAGCAAGGGCCAAGACCTTTGGCACTTGTGGCTCCCACCTGGGTGTCATCCTGCTCTTCTACACCCCAGGACTCTTCTCATTCTACACACAACGCTTCGGACAGCAGGTGCCCCGGCACATCCACATCCTCCTGGCTGACCTCTACCTGGTCGTGCCACCCATGCTCAACCCCATCATCTATGGCATGAAGACGAAGCAGATCCGGGATGGGGCCCTCCGACTGCTGAAGTGGGGCCCTGCTCAGTCATGA
- the LOC142446910 gene encoding olfactory receptor 51G2-like, whose translation MFSCNTSTFAHSTFLLTGFPGLEASHHWVSIPINLICVVSILGNSIILFLIRTDPALQEPMYIFLSMLAASDLGLCASTFPTMVRLFWLGARELPFDLCAAQMFFIHAFTYVESGVLLAMAFDRIVAIRNPLHYATILTHSAMAKMGAAVLVRAVLLNLPGPILLRRLLFPQFSILSHCYCLHCDLVGLACSDTRVNSLVGLVSILLSLGLDSSLIMLSYALILRTVLGIASPGERLKALNTCVSHLCIVLIFYLPKLGLSVLHRVEKHSYPALAVLMANLHFLVPPFMNPIVYCIKSKQIRQGLLKRFQQKRVDSA comes from the coding sequence ATGTTCTCCTGCAACACCAGCACTTTTGCACACTCTACATTTCTCCTTACTGGCTTTCCAGGCCTGGAGGCTTCTCATCACTGGGTGTCCATCCCCATCAACTTAATCTGCGTGGTTTCCATCCTGGGCAACAGTATCATCCTCTTCCTGATCCGCACAGACCCAGCCTTGCAGGAACCCATGTACATCTTTCTGTCCATGCTGGCAGCATCTGATCTGGGCCTCTGTGCCTCCACTTTCCCCACCATGGTGCGGCTCTTCTGGCTCGGTGCTCGTGAACTGCCCTTTGACCTCTGTGCAGCGCAGATGTTCTTCATTCATGCCTTCACCTATGTGGAATCCGGTGTGCTGCTGGCCATGGCTTTTGATCGCATCGTTGCCATCCGGAACCCTCTGCACTATGCCACCATCCTTACCCACTCAGCCATGGCCAAAATGGGGGCTGCTGTGCTAGTGAGAGCTGTCCTGCTCAACCTCCCGGGACCCATCCTCCTGCGGCGCCTGCTCTTTCCCCAGTTCAGCATACTCTCACACTGCTACTGTCTGCACTGTGACCTGGTGGGACTGGCCTGCTCAGACACCCGGGTCAACAGTCTGGTTGGCCTGGTCTCCATCCTGCTGTCACTAGGCCTTGACTCCTCCCTTATCATGCTCTCGTACGCTTTGATCCTCCGGACTGTGCTGGGCATCGCATCCCCCGGGGAAAGGCTCAAGGCACTCAATacgtgtgtctcccacctctgcATTGTTCTCATCTTCTACTTGCCCAAATTGGGGCTCTCCGTGCTGCACCGAGTAGAGAAGCACAGCTACCCTGCGCTAGCCGTGCTCATGGCCAACCTCCACTTCTTGGTCCCGCCCTTCATGAACCCCATTGTTTACTGCATCAAGTCTAAGCAGATCCGCCAGGGCCTCCTGAAGCGCTTCCAGCAGAAGAGGGTTGATAGCGCCTAG